AGTCGATGCCCAAGACACTGCGTCTGTTGGGCGGTGCCAAACTCGACTCCGTGCTCCACCCCATCGGGCCGATCCACGCCATCGATGCGGGGAGCGAGGCCGCTCCGGTGCCGTTGCGCTGGGTGCGATTGCAAGCCCGGTGGCGGGATGATTCGCCGATGATCGATTGACGCAAGCGACTGCGCATGCGGGAGTTACGCGGCGGAATGAGTCGTCTCAGTTCACCCGACCGAACACGGCGGCGGGACGTGCGGGAGCGACAAACGATTGAGCGATTGCCAACGCGACCTGCTGCCAGGGGAGTGTTCGCGGGCGATGCCATTCGAGCGAGAGTCGATGCAATGCCGTGTCACCAATCCAGACATGCGAATATCCCGCGTGCGTGGCACACTGCCAACCAACGGCCGCCTGCTGCGATCCGAATTCGCCCGAATTCTGGGGCCGCTGCGCAATCCAGCGAACGCCGCGGTGCAACGGCTCGAACGATTTCAACCATCGGGCCCAACTGTGCGGGCGATTCGCGGGGAGCGGCAGCCGTTCCAATTGAATGACGGTCGGCCCGTTGTGCAGCAGACAGGGGTGTTCGTGGCAGTTCCCGAATTCCTGCCAGCTTCCCAGGAGCGTGGAATTTGGCCAATCGCGGCCATCGGTCGGGCGGGCCGTCGGCGGACAGACGCGACGAAACCAGGGCGGAATGCGAATGACCGAACCATCTCGCAGCGGTTTGATCGCACGCGGTTCCGCAAGCCACGCGGCAATCGTCTGGGCGTCTTCCGGCAGCGATCCGTGGATGGTCGACAGCAAGATTCGGCGGCGTTCCAATTCCGCACGCACCCCCATTGGAATGGCGTCCATTCGGATCTTCGGAATCCCCAGCATGCGCAACCGCGGCATGCCACGAAACCAATTGACACTGGGCAGCCATTTGCAGTCAACCACCGTCAATTCCAACAGTTTCGGATGCTGCAATCGGTCTAAAATTCGATGCGTGGTAGATTTCCATCCGACCAACTGGAGGCATCGCAACTGACGTAAGGCCGCCAACGGTTCCAGACAGGCATCGGGATCGTGGAGATCCGTTTCGATTTCCAACGATTCCAACTGCGAACAGTTCCGAAGCGTCTCGACAAGACCCGATATCGCATGTTGAGAAGAACGCTGTCGCAGTTCGCGCAACCCGGCCCAATGCTGCGATAAGGGAGCATTCGCTTGGTTGCCGTCTTGAAGGGTGAGCGAGTGTAGCCCGGGCAGCGACCACAGCGGATCGGTGATGACTTGGCGTGCAGGGGAGTGGAGTGTGAGCGATCGCAAATTGGGAAGAAACGCAAGCCAATTGCGGCTCTCCGATGAGATGACGTGGGCCAAACGACGCAGCCCGTTGCGAGTGGTGATCCCCGCCCCCTGAAGATGATGCCACGCGGCTGCGAATTGTTCTCGCTGCGTTCGTCCACGAATCTGGGCAAATTGCTCCTCGCGTAATGACGGCCTGCGAAATTCGCTGCTTCCGCCAAACGACA
This DNA window, taken from Tuwongella immobilis, encodes the following:
- a CDS encoding TIGR02996 domain-containing protein — protein: MDLPRELIDAIILSPDDPTPLLVAADWLEEQGHLDEATILRLECSPNRQSEERNSAIAAIRQAREADWLAPLVPLFRSGSHACEWFGCFLVKLRLEGAFTDEQFAVLRQFPLLQELTINQSRSAPRLTSTFLTHLMPLRDLRSLMISVTPAVSMADRFALIQSCPHLRSLSFGGSSEFRRPSLREEQFAQIRGRTQREQFAAAWHHLQGAGITTRNGLRRLAHVISSESRNWLAFLPNLRSLTLHSPARQVITDPLWSLPGLHSLTLQDGNQANAPLSQHWAGLRELRQRSSQHAISGLVETLRNCSQLESLEIETDLHDPDACLEPLAALRQLRCLQLVGWKSTTHRILDRLQHPKLLELTVVDCKWLPSVNWFRGMPRLRMLGIPKIRMDAIPMGVRAELERRRILLSTIHGSLPEDAQTIAAWLAEPRAIKPLRDGSVIRIPPWFRRVCPPTARPTDGRDWPNSTLLGSWQEFGNCHEHPCLLHNGPTVIQLERLPLPANRPHSWARWLKSFEPLHRGVRWIAQRPQNSGEFGSQQAAVGWQCATHAGYSHVWIGDTALHRLSLEWHRPRTLPWQQVALAIAQSFVAPARPAAVFGRVN